In Salmo trutta chromosome 37, fSalTru1.1, whole genome shotgun sequence, the following proteins share a genomic window:
- the LOC115176381 gene encoding nectin-2, which produces MAREDARNWHDFTKMIGLLCVVTLLTFQGAVSQQVKVEPEVMSYPSQAVNLRCAFTDAVGIQLTQVSWIYEPKEGERLNIAVYHPNFGASYPTSPLKGRVSFTTDPPSLSNPSIQISDVKMTDEGKYICEYATYPSGNEQGVTSLVMLAKPRNSASGVTVIASTVATGAQPVAVARCESADGRPAAQIAWVTAVNGNATSASTAGADNTVTITSQYMLVPTAADNGKDISCLVSHRTQAKPESFLMKLAIEYPPQVTIVDYDNNWYVGRTNVALTCQATANPIPTTITWKTMSGQMPDTVQVKENVLTVLKVDEQANTTFVCEVKNRLGIGKDQVTVMVREPSVVHSNAAVVAGAVIGSLLALILVAALIAVLVTRSRRQQQGYRGNPNHSSYDIKSRLFGAGRKGSKNGTGAGAGGNGAGGNNNSPIYVYKEGSAHDGLTDKVNQHVPLHLGGRGEGGVATAPTAQDILLSGELDEAERRKFDQLEDDEESYDHFGGGGPILQLRPPHDQDGIMSGYLDDDMESQRDGSVISRTAVYV; this is translated from the exons GGGCGGTGTCTCAGCAGGTGAAGGTGGAACCAGAAGTGATGTCCTACCCCAGCCAGGCGGTCAACCTGAGGTGTGCCTTCACAGACGCTGTAGGGATACAGCTCACACAG GTGTCCTGGATCTATGAGCCGAAGGAGGGCGAGCGACTCAACATCGCCGTGTACCACCCTAACTTTGGGGCAAGTTACCCCACATCGCCCCTGAAGGGGCGGGTCAGCTTCACGACGGACCCCCCCTCCCTCAGCAACCCCTCCATCCAGATCTCGGACGTCAAGATGACTGACGAGGGGAAATACATCTGTGAATACGCCACCTACCCCAGCGGCAACGAACAGGGTGTCACCTCCCTCGTCATGCTAG CCAAACCCAGGAACTCTGCCTCTGGAGTAACAGTGATAGCCTCCACTGTTGCCACGGGAGCCCAGCCAGTTGCTGTGGCCCGCTGTGAGTCGGCCGACGGTCGCCCTGCTGCCCAGATCGCATGGGTGACGGCTGTCAACGGCAACGCTACCTCCGCCTCTACGGCGGGCGCTGACAACACCGTGACGATAACCAGCCAGTACATGCTGGTTCCCACTGCAGCAGACAACGGCAAAGACATCAGCTGTTTGGTGTCCCATCGGACCCAGGCCAAGCCTGAGAGCTTCCTGATGAAACTGGCCATCGAGT accccCCACAGGTGACCATCGTGGACTATGATAATAACTGGTACGTGGGTCGGACCAACGTGGCTCTGACCTGTCAGGCTACTGCCAACCCCATCCCTACCACCATCACATGGAAAAC tATGTCCGGTCAGATGCCAGACACAGTGCAGGTAAAAGAAAACGTGCTGACCGTGCTGAAGGTGGACGAGCAGGCCAACACAACCTTCGTCTGCGAGGTCAAGAACCGCCTGGGCATCGGCAAGGACCAGGTCACTGTTATGGTCAGAG AACCCTCTGTGGTCCACTCCAACGCGGCCGTGGTGGCAGGTGCTGTGATTGGCTCCCTTCTGGCCCTCATCCTCGTCGCCGCCCTTATCGCCGTCCTGGTCACCCGAAGCCGCAGGCAACAGCAGGGTTACCGTGGCAACCCAAACCACAGCTCCTACGACATAAAGTCGCGTCTCTTCGGCGCCGGTAGGAAGGGGAGCAAGAACGGGACGGGTGCTGGTGCCGGGGGCAACGGGGCTGGCGGCAACAACAACAGCCCCATCTACGTCTACAAGGAGGGCTCCGCCCATGATGGCCTGACTGACAAGGTCAATCAACACGTGCCGCTGCACCTGGGGGGGCGTGGTGAGGGGGGGGTTGCCACGGCGCCCACGGCGCAGGACATCCTGCTGAGCGGCGAGCTGGACGAGGCAGAGCGAAGGAAGTTTGACCAGCTGGAGGACGACGAGGAGAGTTACGACCACTTTGGAGGCGGCGGGCCCATCCTGCAGCTCCGCCCACCACATGACCAGGATGGAATCATGAGCGGTTACCTTGACGACGACATGGAGTCTCAGCGCGACGGGTCGGTCATCTCACGGACTGCCGTGTACGTGTAG